The DNA segment TGCCCCCGGTTACTTGCCAGTGACGCTGAAGAACCGCTCTGCTGATCAACCCGCCTACGCCTTTCTTGCTGACGAGTCGCCCTTGCACAAGAAACTCGGTATCTACGAAGTGCGCAATTGATACACCATTCGGAGACTTAACAACGATGAATCTGCCCAACTACCTGTGGAATCCGCCACCCGTCTATTCGCTGGCAGTGCGCGGCAACGACGCTCGCTATCCTGTGTCACGAATATTCTGCGTTGGCCGAAACTACCACTCCCACGCTGTCGAAATGGGTGTGCCGGTGGACAAGACCAATGCCCGGCCCTTTTACTTCACCAAATCAGCTTCAACCCTGGTCGAATCTGGCGCCACCGTACCCTATCCCTGCGGTACCAGCAACTATCAATATGAGATGGAACTCGTCGTGGCGATTGGCGCAGCCGGGTTCCGCGTTGCCGAAGCCGATGCCGCTGGCCTGATCTATGGTTATGCCGCCGGCCTGGACATGACTCGTCGCGACCTGCAACAGGTTGCCCGTGAACAGGGCCGGCCCTGGGATCTCGGCAAGGATTTCGAACTGTCGGCTGTGTGCTCCGAGATTGTCCCGATCGGTAAACCCGGGGTGCTTGGCACCGGCGCGATCACACTCGCAGTCAATGGACGGCAACGCCAGTCCGCTGATCTCTCGCAGCTGATTTGGAGTATCCCCGAACTGATTGCCGATCTCTCGAAGTTTTACCACCTGCAACCCGGCGATCTGATCTATAGCGGTACGCCAGAAGGTGTAGGCGCGGTCAAATCCGGCGACAGGATCATCGGCTATATCGAGGGTGTCGGAGACGTGTCATTGAACATCGGCCAGCCCGAGTGATTTTCATGGACCAGTCATGGAAGTGGCCACGACAAATTATCCCAATCCAATGAGGAGACAATACATGACACAGCAAGCTCCCGTAATCGTCGCCGGTGGCGGCATTGGCGGCCTAGCCGCCGCGCTGGCGCTGGTGCGCCAAGGTTTCTCGGTCAAAGTGCTGGAGCAGTCCCCCGAAATTGGTGAAATCGGGGCCGGCATCCAGCTCGGCCCCAACGCATTTCACGCCTTCGATGCCCTGGGCGTCGGCGATAAGGCACGCAGCCGCTCGGTGTTTACCGATGAGATGGTGATGCATGATGCCCTGGATGAGACTCTCGTCGGCCGCATCCCGACCGGCGAGGCGTTCCGCAAGCGCTTCGGTAACCCCTACGCGGTGATCCACCGTGTCGATGTGCACCATTCTCTGCTGGAGGGTGCGCAGGAAACCGGTCGTGTCGAAATCCTGACCTCGACCCGGGTGGATCGTATCGAGCAAAACGCTGAGAGCGTAACCGTCTATGACCAGCACGGTAAGATCCATCGGGGCATTGCGCTGATTGGTGCCGACGGCGTCAAGTCGGTGGTGCGCCAGCAATACATCGGCGATCCGCCGCGCGTTTCGGGCCACGTGGTGTATCGGGCAGTCGTCGACAAAAAGGATTTCCCGGCCGATCTGCAGTGGAACGCGGCGAGCATCTGGGTCGGCCCCAATTACCATCTGGTGCACTATCCGCTGCGTGGCGGTGAGCAGTACAACGTCGTAGTGACCTTTCACAGCCGTAACAAGGAGGAGTGGGGAGTCACCGAAGGCAGCCACGAAGAAGTGCAGTCTTACTTCACTGATACCTGCCCGCGGGCGCGCCGATTGATTGACCTGCCCAAGAGCTGGAAACGTTGGGCTACCGCCGATCGTGAACCCATCGCACAGTGGTCTTTTGGACGTGTGACACTGCTCGGCGATGCCGCGCATCCAGCGCTGCAATACCTGGCACAAGGTGCTTGCATGGCGCTGGAAGATGGCGTGACGCTGGGCGAAGCGCTGCGCCTCAACAGCAACGACTTCATCAAGGCCTTCGATCTCTACCAGCGGTCGCGGGTTGCCCGGACCGCACGGATCGTGCTGTCGTCGCGTGAGATGGGACGTATCTACCACGCCAAGGGGGTCGAGCGACTGGTACGCAACGACCTGTGGAAGGGGCGTACACCCGAGCGCTTCTACGATGCGATGGAGTGGCTGTACGGATGGAATGTCGGCAACTGTCTGGCCGCCGCCTGAGCCTGGAGATCAACGATGCAGCTTTACAACTTCTTTGCCAGTGGCACCTCGCACCGGTTGCGCATTGCGCTAAACCTGAAGGGCCTCGACTACGATTATGTCGCGGTCGACCTGCGCAGCGAAGAGCATCTCGGCGCCGCCTTCAAGGAACTTAATCCGCAGGGCCTGGTGCCGGCTCTGGTGGACGATGACCTAATCCTGACGCAGTCGCCGGCGATCATCGAATGGCTGGAAGAGCGTTATCCGACGCCAGCGCTGCTTCCCGCCGATGCGAACGCCAGAGCGCGCGTGCGGGCACTGGCGGCAATTGTTGGCTGCGACATCCACCCGCTCAACAATCGCCGCGTACTGATCTACCTGCGCCAGGAGTTTGGCTGCGACGAAACGCGCGTCAATGCCTGGTGCCGACGCTGGATAGACGAAGGCTTCCAGGCGACCGAGCGGCTGTTGAGTCAGGATCGGGCGCGCGGCGGTTTTTGCTACGGGTCGCAGCCGTCTCTCGCAGATGTATACCTAATTCCACAGATCGCCAGCGCTCGGCGTTTCGGCGTCGACCTCTCTCTCTATCCGGAGATTCTTCAAGCTGAGCAGCACTGTCTGGCATTACCCGCATTTGCCGATGCAGCGCCCAATCGACAACCGGACTATAAGGCCCAATGAGTCTTTATTACTTCGACCCGGGCTTTGTCTCCTGCATGTGCGCCGCCCTCGACGCGTTTTGGCGCGCCCATCAGACATGAAACCATCGCGCCTCGAATTCGTCGTCGATTTCGCCGATTGCGATCCGGCGCGCATTGTCTACTATCCGCGGTATTTCGAATGGTTCGACCGTGCCACCGAGCGCCTGTTTCGAGAGCGCGGCTTGGCGTGGCCGGAACTGTGGGCGCAATATCGGCTAGCGGGGTTTCCGATCGTGGACGCGGCGGCGAAGTTTCTTGGGCCGTCGCGTTTTGGCGATCACATCATCATCGAGAGTTGGATCGGCGAGTGGCGCAACAAGCTGTTTCAGGTGCAACATCGCGTGATCAACGCTGATCAGACTGTAGTAGAGGGACACGAGTTGCGCGTCTGGGCCTTGCGCGATCCAGTCAATCCTGAAGGCATGAAGGCTGGCCCGATACCTATGGAAATTCGCGCACGTTTCGAGGAATGAGAGGAGAACCGCATGGAAAACGTTTGGAAAAACAGCCTGCCACGGCTTAACGAACAGGCACCCGACTTTTCGGTCAAGACCACCCAGGGACCGCGCAAGCTGGAGGACTATCGCGGCAAATGGCTGATCCTGTTCTCCCACCCGGCGGATTTCACCCCGGTGTGCACCTCCGAGATCGTCGCCTTTTCCCGCGCCCATGCCCGATTCAAGGCGCTTGGTTGCGAGCTATTGGGGCTGTCGATCGACAGCAACTTCGCCCACCTGGCCTGGATCCGCAATATCCGCGACAACTTTGACGTCGACGTCCCTTTCCCCATCATCGAGGATCTGTCGATGCGTGTCGCGCAAGACTACGGCATGATCCAGTCCGGCGCCAGTGATACGTCGACGGTGCGTGCGGCATTTTTCATTGATCCGGAATCCAAAGTACAGGCGATGGTGTATTA comes from the Georgfuchsia toluolica genome and includes:
- a CDS encoding fumarylacetoacetate hydrolase family protein, which translates into the protein MNLPNYLWNPPPVYSLAVRGNDARYPVSRIFCVGRNYHSHAVEMGVPVDKTNARPFYFTKSASTLVESGATVPYPCGTSNYQYEMELVVAIGAAGFRVAEADAAGLIYGYAAGLDMTRRDLQQVAREQGRPWDLGKDFELSAVCSEIVPIGKPGVLGTGAITLAVNGRQRQSADLSQLIWSIPELIADLSKFYHLQPGDLIYSGTPEGVGAVKSGDRIIGYIEGVGDVSLNIGQPE
- a CDS encoding 3-hydroxybenzoate 6-monooxygenase; its protein translation is MTQQAPVIVAGGGIGGLAAALALVRQGFSVKVLEQSPEIGEIGAGIQLGPNAFHAFDALGVGDKARSRSVFTDEMVMHDALDETLVGRIPTGEAFRKRFGNPYAVIHRVDVHHSLLEGAQETGRVEILTSTRVDRIEQNAESVTVYDQHGKIHRGIALIGADGVKSVVRQQYIGDPPRVSGHVVYRAVVDKKDFPADLQWNAASIWVGPNYHLVHYPLRGGEQYNVVVTFHSRNKEEWGVTEGSHEEVQSYFTDTCPRARRLIDLPKSWKRWATADREPIAQWSFGRVTLLGDAAHPALQYLAQGACMALEDGVTLGEALRLNSNDFIKAFDLYQRSRVARTARIVLSSREMGRIYHAKGVERLVRNDLWKGRTPERFYDAMEWLYGWNVGNCLAAA
- the maiA gene encoding maleylacetoacetate isomerase, translated to MQLYNFFASGTSHRLRIALNLKGLDYDYVAVDLRSEEHLGAAFKELNPQGLVPALVDDDLILTQSPAIIEWLEERYPTPALLPADANARARVRALAAIVGCDIHPLNNRRVLIYLRQEFGCDETRVNAWCRRWIDEGFQATERLLSQDRARGGFCYGSQPSLADVYLIPQIASARRFGVDLSLYPEILQAEQHCLALPAFADAAPNRQPDYKAQ
- a CDS encoding acyl-CoA thioesterase; this translates as MKPSRLEFVVDFADCDPARIVYYPRYFEWFDRATERLFRERGLAWPELWAQYRLAGFPIVDAAAKFLGPSRFGDHIIIESWIGEWRNKLFQVQHRVINADQTVVEGHELRVWALRDPVNPEGMKAGPIPMEIRARFEE
- a CDS encoding peroxiredoxin translates to MENVWKNSLPRLNEQAPDFSVKTTQGPRKLEDYRGKWLILFSHPADFTPVCTSEIVAFSRAHARFKALGCELLGLSIDSNFAHLAWIRNIRDNFDVDVPFPIIEDLSMRVAQDYGMIQSGASDTSTVRAAFFIDPESKVQAMVYYPMSNGRSVDEFLRMLAAMQTADRYCVATPEGWQPGEKVVVPPPTTIADADARAKAGYEYVDWYFSKTELPKARPKPTRAKKR